The following are encoded together in the Halopiger aswanensis genome:
- a CDS encoding DUF7553 family protein: protein MNKHFHDSRYYLTRAAEHARLGIAETLAPVSNRVRDRLGRSGSEPESEPDRLETVREEVAGLERKVEGQAREAIGSARERVTAYRGEASATDERKP from the coding sequence ATGAACAAACACTTCCACGACAGCCGGTACTACCTCACTCGCGCCGCCGAACACGCCCGCCTCGGCATCGCCGAAACTCTCGCTCCCGTCAGCAACCGAGTTCGTGACCGCCTCGGCCGTTCGGGGTCCGAGCCCGAATCAGAGCCGGATCGCCTCGAGACGGTTCGCGAGGAAGTCGCGGGCCTCGAGCGGAAAGTCGAAGGCCAAGCTCGCGAGGCGATCGGGAGCGCTCGAGAGCGGGTGACGGCGTACCGCGGTGAGGCGTCGGCGACCGACGAAAGGAAGCCTTAA
- the rnhA gene encoding ribonuclease HI — MPVIECDVDAARDRLEAAGVTVEPGNTDHERWRASRGSATAVAYDDKVVVQGGNPQEIEAILREAGGRAHVYFDGGSRGNPGPAAIGWVIVTGDGIVAEAGERIGRATNNQAEYEALIAALEAARDYGFDEVHIRGDSELIVKQVRGEYDTNNPELREKRVTVHELLSAFDEWTLEHVPREVNDRADGLANEALDQG, encoded by the coding sequence ATGCCGGTCATCGAATGCGACGTCGACGCCGCTCGAGACCGACTCGAGGCGGCCGGGGTGACGGTCGAACCGGGCAACACGGATCACGAGCGCTGGCGGGCGAGCCGCGGGTCGGCGACGGCGGTCGCCTACGACGACAAGGTCGTCGTCCAGGGTGGCAATCCACAGGAGATCGAGGCGATTCTTCGCGAGGCGGGCGGTCGCGCGCACGTCTACTTCGACGGCGGGAGCCGCGGCAACCCCGGCCCCGCGGCGATCGGCTGGGTGATCGTCACCGGCGACGGCATCGTCGCCGAGGCGGGCGAACGAATCGGCCGCGCCACGAACAATCAGGCCGAGTACGAGGCCCTGATCGCGGCCCTCGAGGCGGCCCGCGACTACGGGTTCGACGAGGTGCACATTCGGGGCGACTCCGAACTCATCGTCAAGCAGGTCCGGGGCGAGTACGACACCAACAACCCCGAACTCCGCGAGAAGCGGGTGACCGTCCACGAACTGCTCTCGGCGTTCGACGAGTGGACCTTAGAGCACGTCCCCCGCGAGGTCAACGACCGCGCGGACGGACTCGCGAACGAGGCGCTCGATCAGGGGTAA
- a CDS encoding phosphohydrolase has translation MPEVTISDNLYSKLEEQCDDAIEDAVWELLYQSRRE, from the coding sequence ATGCCCGAAGTCACGATCTCCGACAACCTGTACTCGAAACTCGAAGAGCAGTGCGACGATGCTATCGAAGACGCCGTGTGGGAGCTGCTGTACCAGTCGCGCCGCGAGTAA